A genomic region of Persephonella marina EX-H1 contains the following coding sequences:
- a CDS encoding TolC family protein: MVIITTLFSIAMVSYGVDLKSIIDEGRKSNPELIKIKERLKVYQYKKEFEGSLEDPVVSFSITDIQLFYRPFSRQIEPMQAVVIGISQKIPYFGKLDLKEQIVQKKYDSEYYRLKASEQKVLKNIYISAYKLWKIDEKLKIIKKYQDVASQIIKLSNTLYAVGKSSQSDVINAQIYYTQLKEMEINLKNLKERVKAKLSSLVNRDIESVSLDLPEPDGKPDLSQFIERMKNNSPYLAYIKEKIKEKDYQIKLSKKDYRPDFRFFANYAYRQGFNDYLTVGVSFNIPVWQKSRQDMKVLEKTQEKTVVQKEYQEKLTDLTYQLEDRYYKLNDALQTYRLLKDIYIKQTEKGFESIIAEYKVGKKNMIDLLYSLKQILSVKLKIIDEIYSYNEALIEIKELSGDLK, from the coding sequence TTGGTAATAATTACTACATTGTTTAGTATAGCAATGGTATCTTACGGAGTAGATCTGAAGAGTATTATTGATGAAGGGAGAAAATCCAATCCAGAACTGATAAAGATAAAAGAAAGACTGAAAGTTTATCAGTATAAAAAGGAGTTTGAAGGTAGTCTTGAAGATCCTGTTGTGTCCTTCAGTATTACGGATATTCAGCTTTTCTATAGACCTTTTTCAAGGCAGATAGAGCCAATGCAGGCTGTTGTTATAGGTATCTCCCAGAAGATACCTTACTTTGGAAAGCTTGATCTGAAAGAGCAGATCGTCCAAAAAAAGTACGACAGTGAGTATTACAGACTGAAAGCATCGGAGCAGAAGGTTTTAAAGAATATTTATATCTCTGCTTATAAACTGTGGAAGATTGATGAGAAACTGAAAATAATAAAGAAGTATCAGGATGTTGCGTCACAGATCATAAAGCTCTCAAACACCCTTTATGCTGTAGGTAAATCATCACAGAGTGATGTTATAAATGCACAGATATACTACACGCAGCTTAAGGAGATGGAGATAAACCTTAAGAACCTAAAAGAGAGGGTAAAGGCAAAACTTTCATCACTTGTAAACAGAGATATAGAAAGCGTGAGTCTTGATCTCCCTGAACCTGATGGAAAGCCTGATCTGTCACAGTTTATTGAAAGAATGAAAAATAACAGTCCTTATCTTGCCTACATAAAGGAGAAGATAAAGGAAAAGGACTACCAGATAAAGCTTTCTAAGAAGGATTACAGACCTGATTTCAGATTTTTTGCAAACTATGCCTACAGACAGGGATTTAATGATTATCTTACAGTTGGAGTAAGTTTTAATATCCCAGTATGGCAGAAAAGCCGTCAGGATATGAAGGTTTTAGAGAAAACCCAGGAAAAAACTGTAGTACAGAAGGAGTATCAGGAAAAGTTAACCGATCTTACATATCAGCTTGAGGATAGATACTACAAACTTAACGATGCTCTTCAGACTTATAGGCTTTTAAAGGATATATACATAAAACAGACTGAAAAGGGTTTTGAGAGCATAATAGCTGAGTATAAAGTGGGAAAGAAAAATATGATTGATCTTCTATACTCACTGAAACAGATACTCTCTGTAAAACTGAAAATCATAGATGAGATATACAGCTACAACGAGGCATTAATTGAAATAAAAGAACTTTCAGGAGATTTAAAATGA
- a CDS encoding efflux RND transporter periplasmic adaptor subunit produces MSWKGLFIAVTLFVFGLAVGVFTQIGSQIIPVIQSFVETQPAEIQSAKLPESKNKKGILTVEQLFNIDTTVVSHVDLTKRIETYGELVHPETDVRDITFKINGYVEKLYADYTGKYIKKGQPLLTVYSPELVSAQEEFIRAYEYLSQIENADNGILKKTAQDMYEAAYKRLLYWDITPQQIENLKKSKKVMKTLTLYSPYDGWIMEKFVNLGSKVEAGKPVLRIAKHENLWLIAKVYEQDIPFIKKGQKVMIHFESYPDQIYHGVVDYIYPMMDIRNRTVDVRIVIPNPEYKLIPGMYSNIHIDIPLGKLMVLPETAVINTGKKQVVFVQKEKGVFEPVFVKLGRYIDGYYEILSGVGHGTVVANSALFLLDADAQLKGKYQKEGEQKPMKMMHHH; encoded by the coding sequence ATGAGCTGGAAAGGTTTGTTTATAGCTGTCACTCTTTTTGTTTTTGGGCTTGCTGTTGGCGTATTTACCCAGATAGGCTCTCAGATAATTCCTGTTATCCAGTCTTTTGTTGAAACTCAGCCGGCAGAGATACAGTCTGCAAAGCTTCCTGAAAGTAAGAACAAAAAGGGTATTCTGACGGTGGAACAGCTTTTTAATATAGATACTACTGTAGTTTCCCATGTAGATCTGACAAAGAGGATAGAGACTTACGGTGAGCTTGTTCACCCTGAAACAGATGTGAGGGATATAACATTTAAGATAAACGGTTATGTTGAAAAGCTTTACGCTGATTACACCGGTAAATACATAAAAAAAGGTCAGCCTCTCCTGACAGTTTACAGTCCTGAGCTTGTGTCAGCACAGGAGGAGTTTATAAGAGCTTACGAGTACCTGTCACAGATAGAAAATGCTGATAATGGGATACTGAAAAAGACAGCTCAGGATATGTATGAGGCGGCTTACAAAAGACTTTTATACTGGGATATAACACCCCAGCAGATAGAAAATCTGAAAAAAAGTAAAAAGGTTATGAAAACGCTCACTCTCTACTCCCCATATGACGGTTGGATAATGGAAAAGTTTGTTAATCTTGGATCAAAGGTTGAGGCAGGAAAGCCCGTTCTGAGAATAGCAAAACATGAAAATCTATGGCTTATAGCCAAGGTTTACGAACAGGATATCCCTTTTATAAAGAAAGGTCAGAAGGTTATGATACATTTTGAGTCCTACCCTGATCAGATCTATCACGGTGTTGTTGATTATATATATCCTATGATGGATATAAGGAACAGAACTGTTGATGTGAGGATTGTTATTCCAAACCCTGAGTATAAGCTCATTCCCGGAATGTACTCAAACATACATATAGATATCCCATTAGGAAAACTTATGGTTCTTCCTGAGACAGCTGTTATTAACACAGGTAAGAAACAGGTTGTTTTTGTCCAGAAGGAGAAAGGGGTTTTTGAGCCTGTTTTTGTTAAGCTCGGAAGGTATATAGACGGATACTACGAGATACTGTCCGGTGTTGGTCACGGAACTGTTGTTGCAAACTCTGCACTGTTCCTTTTAGATGCTGATGCACAGTTGAAAGGAAAGTATCAGAAAGAAGGTGAGCAAAAACCTATGAAAATGATGCATCACCACTGA
- a CDS encoding M48 family metalloprotease has protein sequence MKKSDLIFVIFLSVVGLYFYYYYFLITTAPTWIIDLKNCFIEMDFLPFLENHLNIFLYLSLLVISSFLIVKTIFSLFRSIFGYFKLNSYINRNLYKRFKNLYIINSDQIVAFNTGFFKRKIVISKQILDIFSKDEKKTVFLHEKGHLKNGDSYKLFIFSVLVNLFPKKLADKLLKDFSLLKEIEADMFCVSDRKKVELANTVLRFYTYRTGVSVPMMNSYLSQRIQFLLGHLSYEDFKVERVYLSFSLLLTVFILFSYVFNYCLCSMH, from the coding sequence ATGAAAAAAAGTGATCTAATATTTGTGATCTTTCTATCTGTGGTAGGTTTATACTTTTATTATTACTACTTCCTTATTACGACAGCACCTACCTGGATTATTGATCTGAAAAACTGTTTTATTGAGATGGACTTTTTACCGTTTCTGGAAAACCATCTGAACATATTTCTATACCTATCTCTGCTTGTGATCTCCAGTTTTCTTATAGTTAAAACTATCTTTTCTCTTTTCAGATCCATTTTTGGTTACTTTAAGCTTAACAGTTATATAAATAGAAATCTTTATAAAAGATTTAAGAATCTTTATATCATCAACTCAGATCAGATCGTCGCTTTTAATACGGGATTTTTTAAAAGGAAGATAGTTATATCAAAGCAGATACTTGACATCTTTTCAAAGGATGAGAAAAAAACCGTTTTCCTCCATGAAAAAGGACATCTGAAAAATGGCGACAGCTATAAACTTTTTATATTCTCTGTTCTTGTTAATCTTTTTCCAAAAAAGCTCGCAGATAAACTTCTTAAAGATTTTTCCCTCCTTAAAGAGATTGAAGCTGATATGTTCTGCGTATCCGACAGAAAAAAAGTTGAGCTTGCAAACACAGTATTGAGATTTTATACATACAGGACAGGTGTTTCCGTTCCTATGATGAACAGTTATTTAAGCCAGAGAATTCAGTTTTTACTCGGTCATCTTTCATATGAGGATTTCAAGGTAGAAAGGGTTTATCTCAGTTTTTCTCTCCTTCTTACTGTCTTTATACTGTTTTCTTACGTCTTTAATTACTGCCTGTGTAGTATGCATTAG
- a CDS encoding BlaI/MecI/CopY family transcriptional regulator, translated as MVLEFFKKGFKSLKFKKDRPTPLGDLEEKVMNVLWKIGNGTVREVREQLNENLAHTTVMTILDRLYKKGLLKRIKEGKSYRYFPLISKEEFEKKVAEKVITDIIRSHPETAIAAFEGAIEKLSEEEIYHLKKMIEEKMRDEKK; from the coding sequence ATGGTATTGGAATTTTTCAAGAAAGGGTTTAAAAGCCTGAAATTTAAAAAAGACAGGCCCACCCCTCTTGGTGATCTTGAAGAGAAAGTTATGAACGTTCTTTGGAAAATAGGAAATGGGACGGTAAGAGAAGTTAGAGAGCAGTTAAATGAGAATTTGGCACATACTACAGTTATGACAATACTGGACAGACTTTACAAGAAGGGTCTTTTAAAAAGGATTAAAGAAGGTAAGAGCTACAGATATTTTCCTTTAATATCAAAAGAGGAATTTGAGAAGAAGGTTGCTGAAAAGGTTATTACAGATATTATCAGATCTCATCCGGAGACAGCTATAGCTGCATTTGAAGGTGCAATTGAAAAACTTTCCGAGGAAGAGATATACCATCTCAAAAAAATGATTGAAGAGAAAATGAGAGATGAAAAAAAGTGA